The window GCCGCCACGGCGTCCTCAGTTTCGGCGGACGCCGCCTGGGCCCGCAGGTCCTGCCGCGTGGCATTGAGCTGCGCCACCACATAGGCCAGGCCGTCCGGGTCATCGACTGCGAAGAGCGCAGTCCCGGTGGTCACGTCGGGCACCGTGGGGGCCTCGGCCTGCGGCATGGTCATTGTGGCCGCAAAGGCGGCCTCATAGGCCGCGTCAATCTCCCGACCCTTGGCCTGTCGGGCCTCCTCGAGGCCCTGCGCGCCCACGCCTTCCGGGCGCTCAAGCGTCGCGCCGTCCGGGAGGTCCCCCGGCGTAAACATTTGGCGGCCGGGGGTGTCCGGGCCGTCGCCGGGGAGCCAGTAGAGCGTGGGCGCCTGCACGTCCTCGGGCGCAAATTGCGGCGGCTTGCGCTCGCGGTAGTCCGGGACCAACTCCCAGCCTGTCCCGGTCCAGCGTGGCCACTGGCCAGTCCACGGCCGCGGGGGCAGGTCCACGCGCGTGCCGTTGTCCGG is drawn from Desulfovibrio sp. ZJ209 and contains these coding sequences:
- a CDS encoding phage tail protein, whose product is MPRAHRYDPMTWFYVSSAEDFGFCPDNGTRVDLPPRPWTGQWPRWTGTGWELVPDYRERKPPQFAPEDVQAPTLYWLPGDGPDTPGRQMFTPGDLPDGATLERPEGVGAQGLEEARQAKGREIDAAYEAAFAATMTMPQAEAPTVPDVTTGTALFAVDDPDGLAYVVAQLNATRQDLRAQAASAETEDAVAAIVVRYVV